In Paracoccus methylovorus, a genomic segment contains:
- the tagD gene encoding glycerol-3-phosphate cytidylyltransferase, whose translation MKRVITYGTFDTLHFGHIRLLQRARALGDYLIVALSTDEFNAIKGKVAFHSWEERKAHLEALRYVDLVIPEKTWEQKRDDIPLYRVDIFTMGDDWQGKFDFLSDLCEVHYMPRTEGISSTMIRNGLRA comes from the coding sequence ATGAAACGAGTCATTACCTACGGGACCTTTGACACACTGCATTTCGGCCATATCCGCCTGCTGCAACGTGCCCGGGCCTTGGGTGACTATCTGATCGTTGCTTTGTCTACCGATGAATTCAACGCGATAAAGGGCAAGGTTGCCTTTCACAGCTGGGAAGAGCGCAAGGCTCATCTCGAGGCGTTGCGCTATGTTGATCTCGTGATACCGGAAAAGACCTGGGAACAGAAACGGGATGATATTCCGCTGTACCGAGTCGACATTTTTACAATGGGTGACGATTGGCAGGGGAAATTCGATTTCCTTTCCGACCTTTGTGAGGTTCACTATATGCCTCGCACAGAAGGCATTTCTAGCACGATGATCCGTAATGGATTGCGGGCCTGA